In Pyxidicoccus xibeiensis, the following proteins share a genomic window:
- a CDS encoding alpha-amylase family glycosyl hydrolase codes for MSTKTVKPNEVRQPRKDFFESVCKARGNEVLQRSPRARAAPDLFGPAEQLQAPSNLSAYFPSAPAPEPSWRAGMGAIPYDGGTTFRVWAPHAQRVQVVGEFSHWHAVELAREPSGNFSRDVQGARNGHQYQLVIQGKYGDWRWRNDPRASDVTNSTGNSIIVDHRDFLWRYDHHFQMPAFNEVVLYELHIGTFHDAPGWGPGNWLSAIDKLDYLRDLGVNMVELMPSSEFAGDFSWGYNPTFPFAPESSYGTPNDLKRFVDEAHRRGIGVILDVVYNHLGPSDLPHWDFDGETFGRGGVYFYADERASTPWGNTRPDYGRHEVRDYLRDNALMWLREYHMDGLRLDATKEIRNANGADNPAGWELLRSINEAVKREFPWKLIIAEDMGGDPAITHSQGAGFASQWDASFVHPVRAALTTPFDEARDLNAVRDALYARYNGQATQRVIYTESHDEVANGRSRIPSEVAPHDTGGRLAKKKSLLGAALTLTAPGIPMLFMGQEFMQDGHFDDGSPLDWNRAGWFSGIRQAYRDLIRLRRNWHDTSAGLRGEHLNVFHLNHADKVLAYHRWQHGGPGDDVVVVVNLGHRAFSWYELGLPSDGLWRVRFNSDWQGYAPDFGNTPTHDVWSTWGGRDRMPARGGLALGSYSAVILSRDRW; via the coding sequence ATGTCGACGAAGACGGTGAAGCCGAACGAGGTGCGTCAGCCGCGCAAGGACTTCTTCGAGTCCGTCTGCAAGGCACGCGGCAACGAAGTCCTCCAGCGCAGCCCCAGGGCCCGCGCGGCACCGGACCTCTTCGGCCCCGCGGAACAGCTCCAGGCCCCGTCCAACCTCTCCGCCTACTTCCCCTCGGCCCCTGCCCCCGAGCCCTCCTGGCGCGCCGGCATGGGCGCCATCCCCTACGACGGCGGCACCACCTTCCGCGTCTGGGCCCCCCACGCCCAGCGCGTCCAGGTCGTCGGCGAGTTCAGCCACTGGCACGCGGTGGAGCTCGCCCGCGAGCCCTCGGGCAACTTCTCCCGCGACGTGCAGGGCGCCCGCAACGGCCACCAGTACCAGCTCGTCATCCAGGGCAAGTACGGCGACTGGCGCTGGCGCAATGACCCGCGCGCCTCGGACGTCACCAACTCCACCGGCAACAGCATCATCGTCGACCACCGCGACTTCCTCTGGCGCTACGACCACCACTTCCAGATGCCGGCCTTCAACGAGGTCGTCCTCTACGAGCTGCACATCGGCACCTTCCACGACGCGCCCGGCTGGGGCCCCGGGAACTGGCTGAGCGCCATCGACAAGCTCGACTACCTGCGAGACCTCGGCGTCAACATGGTGGAGCTGATGCCCTCGTCCGAGTTCGCCGGGGACTTCTCCTGGGGCTACAACCCCACCTTCCCCTTCGCACCCGAGAGCTCCTACGGCACGCCGAACGACCTCAAGCGCTTCGTGGACGAGGCCCACCGGCGTGGCATCGGCGTCATCCTCGACGTGGTCTACAACCACCTGGGCCCGAGCGACCTCCCCCACTGGGACTTCGACGGCGAGACGTTCGGCAGGGGCGGCGTCTACTTCTACGCCGACGAGCGCGCGAGCACCCCCTGGGGCAACACCCGTCCCGACTACGGCCGCCACGAGGTGCGCGACTACCTGCGCGACAACGCCCTCATGTGGCTGCGCGAGTACCACATGGACGGCCTGCGCCTGGACGCCACGAAGGAGATTCGCAACGCCAATGGCGCGGACAACCCCGCCGGCTGGGAGCTGCTGCGCTCCATCAACGAGGCCGTGAAGCGCGAGTTCCCCTGGAAGCTCATCATCGCCGAGGACATGGGCGGAGACCCCGCCATCACCCATTCGCAGGGTGCCGGCTTCGCCTCCCAGTGGGACGCGTCCTTCGTCCACCCCGTGCGCGCCGCGCTCACCACCCCGTTCGACGAAGCGCGCGACCTCAACGCCGTCCGCGACGCGCTCTACGCCCGCTACAACGGCCAGGCCACCCAGCGTGTCATCTACACGGAGAGCCACGACGAGGTGGCCAACGGCCGCAGCCGCATCCCCTCCGAGGTGGCACCGCACGACACCGGGGGCAGGCTCGCCAAGAAGAAGTCCCTGCTCGGCGCGGCGCTCACGCTCACCGCCCCCGGCATCCCCATGCTCTTCATGGGCCAGGAGTTCATGCAGGACGGCCACTTCGACGACGGCAGCCCGCTCGACTGGAACCGGGCCGGCTGGTTCAGCGGCATCCGTCAGGCGTACCGCGACCTCATCCGCCTGCGCCGCAACTGGCACGACACCAGCGCGGGCCTGCGCGGCGAGCACCTCAACGTCTTCCACCTCAACCACGCGGACAAGGTGCTGGCCTACCATCGCTGGCAGCACGGCGGCCCGGGAGACGACGTCGTGGTGGTGGTCAACCTCGGCCACCGCGCCTTCTCCTGGTACGAGCTGGGCCTGCCCTCGGACGGCCTGTGGCGCGTGCGCTTCAACAGCGACTGGCAGGGCTACGCGCCTGACTTCGGCAACACGCCCACGCACGACGTCTGGAGCACCTGGGGCGGCCGGGACAGAATGCCCGCGCGCGGAGGACTCGCGCTGGGCAGCTACAGCGCGGTCATCCTCTCCAGGGACCGGTGGTAG
- a CDS encoding cytochrome c translates to MMKPLRRTLPVVLVGFVTLGLFAEASEPARPKKSSKPAASLPAPDYLSAEARAALRKKMARHGQAMTDLMLGVTLLQYEVAGAAAGRIVNEPRLTRPEPGAEDELSTLLPERFFALQDDARSRAQAVQAAAQKRDDAALAESFGKLTETCVSCHSAYLSHRK, encoded by the coding sequence ATGATGAAGCCGCTCCGGCGTACTCTTCCCGTGGTGCTCGTGGGATTCGTGACACTGGGCCTCTTCGCCGAGGCCTCCGAGCCCGCGCGTCCCAAGAAGTCGTCCAAGCCCGCCGCGTCCCTGCCCGCGCCGGACTACCTGTCGGCCGAGGCGCGCGCGGCGCTGCGCAAGAAGATGGCGCGCCATGGTCAGGCCATGACGGACCTGATGCTGGGCGTGACGCTGCTCCAGTATGAGGTCGCGGGCGCCGCGGCCGGCCGCATCGTCAACGAGCCCAGGCTCACGCGCCCGGAGCCCGGAGCCGAGGACGAGCTGAGCACGCTGTTGCCCGAGCGCTTCTTCGCGCTCCAGGACGATGCGCGCTCTCGCGCCCAGGCAGTACAGGCCGCGGCACAGAAGCGTGATGACGCGGCGCTCGCGGAGTCGTTCGGCAAGCTGACGGAGACCTGCGTGAGCTGCCACTCCGCCTACCTGAGCCACCGCAAGTAG
- a CDS encoding helix-turn-helix domain-containing protein: protein MLLARPPDLAPRAPWPGMPLVVWPAALAMWGPGDQSSKHAHHAMHLVLCRQGTLTVRAQGMKAAEQAAGVLVGPDVSHSLDARARDVLLLFVEPESQDGLRLQASLQGPVRLFDEAHRDALLSALPSTGPLPHEAIGPWMESTLESLSGTPDTPRTVHPRVRKLLRHLRSEPAPEDTSLEALAAVAGLSEGRLMHAFTESLGVPLRPYLLWLRLQRAAGAVAAGRTLGEAAHAAGFSDSAHLTRTFRRMFGTTPSSLQRRSQFVQAKARPGTAS from the coding sequence GTGCTCCTCGCCCGCCCTCCAGACCTCGCGCCCCGTGCTCCCTGGCCGGGCATGCCGCTCGTGGTCTGGCCGGCCGCGCTCGCGATGTGGGGCCCGGGGGACCAGTCCTCGAAGCACGCCCACCACGCCATGCACCTGGTGCTCTGCCGCCAGGGCACCCTCACCGTCCGTGCCCAGGGCATGAAGGCCGCCGAGCAGGCGGCCGGCGTCCTGGTTGGCCCCGATGTCTCCCACTCCCTCGACGCGAGAGCGCGCGACGTCCTGCTCCTCTTCGTCGAGCCCGAGAGCCAGGACGGCCTCCGCCTCCAGGCCTCACTCCAGGGTCCCGTGCGCCTCTTCGACGAGGCCCACCGAGATGCCCTCCTCAGCGCACTGCCCTCCACCGGTCCCCTCCCTCATGAGGCCATCGGCCCGTGGATGGAGTCCACCCTGGAGTCCCTCTCAGGCACGCCCGACACACCGCGCACCGTGCACCCGCGCGTGCGAAAGCTCCTCCGCCACCTGCGCTCCGAGCCCGCGCCAGAGGACACCTCCCTCGAAGCGCTCGCCGCCGTCGCCGGCCTGTCCGAAGGCCGCCTGATGCACGCCTTCACGGAGTCGCTGGGCGTCCCCCTGCGCCCCTACCTCCTCTGGCTCCGGCTCCAGCGCGCCGCGGGCGCCGTCGCCGCGGGGCGCACGCTCGGCGAGGCCGCGCACGCCGCCGGCTTCTCGGACTCCGCCCACCTGACGCGCACGTTCCGCCGCATGTTCGGCACCACGCCCTCGTCCCTCCAACGTCGTAGCCAGTTCGTTCAAGCGAAGGCCCGCCCCGGCACCGCATCTTGA
- a CDS encoding DoxX family protein yields MSFAILLLAFFLLLHLPPLRRLPALATPKDRAAVAAGLFFVGAGAMHFFMPARYEAMIPPQLPSPAFWVFLSGVLEVAGGLGLLLRRTRRLAALGLIALLLAILPANIHEAAANSASHVLPFPDWYFWLRIPFQLVYVAWVAWAGGLWRIKPRASLEAHG; encoded by the coding sequence ATGTCCTTCGCCATCCTGCTGCTCGCCTTCTTCCTCCTGCTGCACCTGCCCCCGCTGCGCCGGCTCCCGGCGCTGGCCACGCCGAAGGACCGCGCCGCCGTGGCCGCGGGCCTCTTCTTCGTCGGGGCCGGGGCCATGCACTTCTTCATGCCCGCGCGCTACGAGGCGATGATTCCCCCGCAGCTGCCCTCCCCGGCCTTCTGGGTCTTCCTCTCCGGCGTGCTGGAGGTCGCGGGCGGACTGGGGCTCCTGCTCCGGCGCACCCGGCGGCTGGCCGCCCTGGGGCTCATCGCCCTGTTGCTGGCCATCCTCCCCGCCAACATCCACGAGGCGGCGGCCAACTCCGCCTCGCACGTGCTGCCCTTCCCGGACTGGTACTTCTGGCTGCGCATCCCCTTCCAGCTCGTCTACGTCGCCTGGGTGGCGTGGGCTGGTGGACTGTGGCGCATCAAGCCCCGTGCGAGCCTGGAGGCTCACGGTTAG
- a CDS encoding aldo/keto reductase family protein: MHFRHLGKSGLVVSEISYGNWLTHGSQVEEEAALACVRAALDVGITTFDTADVYAGTKAEAVLGRALKGQRRAGYELFTKVYWPTGAGKNDRGLSRKHIMESIDGSLSRLQTDYVDLYQAHRFDVETPLEETMLAFADIVRQGKALYIGVSEWTGDQIRQGAKLARELRVPFISSQPQYSMLWRVIESEVIPASLEEGLGQIVWSPIAMGVLTGKYLPGQPPPAGSRAADPTGSRFIARLLKDEVLTRVQELKPLAKEAGLTMAQLAIAWVLQNQGVSSAIVGASRPEQVHDNAKAAGVKLEPELMRRIDAILDPVVQRDPALTEVPPRRP; the protein is encoded by the coding sequence ATGCACTTCCGTCATCTCGGCAAAAGCGGCCTGGTCGTCAGTGAAATCTCCTACGGCAACTGGCTCACCCACGGCTCCCAGGTAGAAGAGGAGGCAGCGCTCGCGTGCGTGCGCGCGGCGCTGGACGTGGGCATCACCACCTTCGACACCGCGGACGTCTACGCCGGCACCAAGGCCGAGGCCGTGCTCGGGCGCGCGCTGAAGGGGCAGCGCCGCGCCGGCTACGAGCTCTTCACCAAGGTCTACTGGCCCACCGGCGCCGGGAAGAATGACCGGGGCCTGTCCCGCAAGCACATCATGGAGTCCATCGACGGCTCACTGAGCCGGCTGCAGACGGACTACGTGGACCTCTACCAGGCCCACCGCTTCGACGTGGAGACGCCGCTGGAGGAGACGATGCTGGCCTTCGCCGACATCGTCCGCCAGGGCAAGGCGCTCTACATCGGCGTCTCCGAGTGGACCGGTGACCAGATTCGCCAGGGCGCGAAGCTGGCGCGCGAGCTGCGCGTGCCATTCATCTCCAGTCAGCCCCAGTACTCCATGCTGTGGCGGGTCATCGAGTCCGAGGTCATCCCCGCCTCGCTCGAGGAAGGGCTGGGGCAGATTGTCTGGTCTCCCATCGCCATGGGCGTGCTCACCGGCAAGTACCTCCCCGGCCAGCCTCCGCCCGCGGGCAGCCGTGCCGCCGACCCGACCGGCTCGCGCTTCATCGCGCGCCTGCTGAAGGACGAGGTGCTCACCCGCGTGCAGGAGCTCAAGCCGCTGGCGAAGGAGGCGGGCCTCACCATGGCCCAGCTCGCCATCGCCTGGGTGCTCCAGAACCAGGGCGTCTCGTCCGCCATCGTCGGCGCCTCCCGCCCGGAGCAGGTGCACGACAACGCGAAGGCCGCTGGCGTGAAGCTCGAGCCCGAGCTCATGCGCCGCATCGACGCCATCCTGGACCCCGTCGTCCAGAGAGACCCCGCGCTCACCGAGGTGCCACCCCGGCGCCCGTAG
- a CDS encoding MotA/TolQ/ExbB proton channel family protein yields the protein MTPYFLLTQTGQPELGWLSSKLLGVTLTSAEWVLWILVVLSVLSIAIMLERTVYFARNRLPDSEGLAVRLARGDFDAARKAVEGKSGMEAAVVREALASTEQGADTVEQVIASTMARERPQYERFLSFLGTLGNNAPFIGLFGTVLGIIKAFNDLGKMGGKGAAIQQTVMAGISEALVATAVGLAVAIPAVVAFNIFNRQLKTLTSRANALGYALVGSMRAERPGSNAASRAAEGR from the coding sequence ATGACGCCCTATTTCCTTCTGACCCAGACGGGTCAACCCGAGCTTGGCTGGCTCAGCAGCAAGCTGCTCGGCGTGACGCTCACCTCCGCCGAGTGGGTGCTGTGGATTCTCGTCGTCCTCTCGGTGCTCTCCATCGCCATCATGCTGGAGCGGACGGTGTACTTCGCCCGCAACCGGCTGCCGGACTCGGAAGGGCTCGCGGTGCGCCTGGCGCGCGGCGACTTCGACGCGGCCCGCAAGGCGGTGGAAGGCAAGAGCGGCATGGAAGCCGCCGTCGTGCGCGAGGCGCTGGCGTCCACCGAGCAGGGCGCGGACACCGTGGAGCAGGTGATTGCCTCCACCATGGCGCGCGAGCGTCCGCAGTACGAGCGCTTCCTGTCGTTCCTCGGCACCCTGGGCAACAACGCCCCGTTCATCGGCCTGTTCGGCACGGTGCTCGGCATCATCAAGGCCTTCAACGACCTGGGGAAGATGGGCGGCAAGGGCGCGGCGATTCAACAGACGGTCATGGCCGGCATCTCCGAGGCGCTGGTGGCCACGGCCGTGGGCCTCGCCGTCGCGATTCCGGCGGTGGTGGCCTTCAACATCTTCAACCGCCAGCTCAAGACGCTCACCAGCCGCGCCAACGCGCTGGGCTACGCGCTCGTGGGCAGCATGCGCGCCGAGCGCCCCGGCTCCAACGCGGCGTCGCGCGCCGCGGAGGGCCGCTAG
- a CDS encoding ExbD/TolR family protein — translation MAGGAQQDNEEEITGINVTPLVDIVLVLLIIFMVTANFIVRETVEVDLPRAANGGETVQGLVNVVMDKEGKLFFDGTELSEADLSAKVAEQVAKDKDTRAIISADQSIAYGRVMRLIDVVKGQGIAKFALNIEKDVAPSAAPAAP, via the coding sequence ATGGCCGGAGGCGCCCAGCAGGACAACGAAGAGGAAATCACCGGCATCAACGTCACGCCGCTGGTGGACATCGTGCTGGTGCTGCTCATCATCTTCATGGTGACGGCCAACTTCATCGTCCGCGAGACGGTGGAGGTGGACCTGCCCCGCGCCGCCAATGGCGGTGAGACGGTGCAGGGCCTCGTCAACGTGGTGATGGACAAGGAGGGCAAGCTCTTCTTCGACGGCACCGAGCTGAGCGAGGCGGACCTGTCCGCGAAGGTGGCCGAGCAGGTGGCGAAGGACAAGGACACCCGCGCCATCATCAGCGCCGACCAGAGCATCGCGTATGGCCGGGTCATGCGGCTCATCGACGTGGTGAAGGGCCAGGGCATCGCGAAGTTCGCCCTCAACATCGAGAAGGACGTGGCCCCCTCGGCCGCGCCCGCCGCGCCCTGA
- a CDS encoding energy transducer TonB: MSQAVLDSTPLSPRRDRSTVAVGLFLLVSLVVHGGGFWLLDRIADRPRSVAQRPVELVMVEVQKPPPPPPPEEKKEEPKPPPPKPKPVKPPPIKVAEAPKPLPPPPVDAPPPPNDTPPPEPQARPPPLVVGMTMSSTTSAGTFAAPVGNTAYGRVDRTAKDPKEVKGYSAPKYTPIYQVDSEPTVASEVKIPYPEEARRAGIEGTVTLSITIDNEGKVVAVKVLNGPGYGLNEAARDAIRRFRFKPAIKGGEAVSTEMKYSYTFLLD, translated from the coding sequence ATGAGCCAGGCGGTCCTCGACAGCACCCCATTGTCTCCCCGCCGCGACCGCTCCACCGTCGCGGTGGGCCTCTTCCTGCTCGTGTCGCTGGTGGTTCACGGCGGCGGCTTCTGGCTGCTCGACCGCATCGCGGACCGGCCCCGCTCCGTCGCCCAGCGCCCGGTGGAGCTCGTCATGGTGGAGGTGCAGAAGCCGCCCCCGCCGCCTCCGCCCGAGGAGAAGAAGGAGGAGCCCAAGCCGCCTCCTCCCAAGCCCAAGCCGGTGAAGCCGCCGCCCATCAAGGTCGCCGAGGCTCCCAAGCCCCTGCCGCCTCCGCCCGTGGACGCGCCGCCGCCGCCCAACGACACGCCCCCGCCGGAGCCGCAGGCCAGGCCTCCGCCGCTCGTGGTGGGCATGACGATGTCGTCCACCACCAGCGCCGGCACCTTCGCCGCGCCCGTGGGCAACACGGCCTACGGCAGGGTGGACCGCACCGCGAAGGACCCCAAGGAGGTGAAGGGGTACTCCGCGCCCAAGTACACGCCCATCTACCAGGTGGACTCCGAGCCCACCGTGGCCTCCGAGGTGAAGATTCCCTACCCGGAGGAGGCCCGCCGCGCCGGCATCGAAGGCACGGTGACGCTGTCCATCACCATCGACAACGAGGGCAAGGTGGTGGCGGTGAAGGTGCTCAACGGCCCCGGCTACGGCCTCAACGAGGCGGCGCGCGACGCCATCCGCCGCTTCCGCTTCAAGCCCGCCATCAAGGGCGGCGAGGCCGTCTCCACGGAGATGAAGTACTCGTACACCTTCCTGCTGGACTGA
- a CDS encoding MarR family winged helix-turn-helix transcriptional regulator produces the protein MSSEHLERKTKPADSRKKAGATTEEEASGLPRQAWTLLFELMHAHMRNFPALAAEFELSPVQAHVLRQLGEAPLAMSTLAGYLSCDASNVTGLVDRLEARKLVERRSSEQDRRVKMLVLTEDGAALRERLLERMAEPPEAIARLPDEDLRALRDIMRRALNPQ, from the coding sequence ATGAGCAGCGAGCATCTGGAGCGGAAGACGAAGCCGGCGGACTCGCGCAAGAAGGCGGGAGCCACCACGGAAGAGGAGGCGAGCGGCCTGCCCCGGCAGGCGTGGACGCTGCTCTTCGAGCTGATGCATGCGCACATGCGCAACTTCCCGGCGCTGGCGGCGGAGTTCGAGCTGTCACCGGTGCAGGCGCACGTGCTGAGGCAGCTGGGCGAGGCGCCGCTGGCCATGAGCACCCTGGCCGGCTACCTGTCCTGCGACGCGTCCAACGTGACGGGGCTGGTGGACCGGCTGGAGGCGCGCAAGCTGGTGGAGCGGCGCAGCTCCGAGCAGGACCGGCGCGTGAAGATGCTGGTGCTGACGGAGGACGGCGCGGCGCTGCGGGAGCGGCTGCTGGAGCGGATGGCCGAGCCGCCGGAGGCCATCGCCAGGCTGCCCGACGAAGACCTGCGCGCCCTGCGCGACATCATGCGCCGGGCGCTCAACCCGCAGTGA
- a CDS encoding TolC family protein, with protein sequence MSSLLALTLAATLAAAPPPVLTLEDALSRARKENLDLKAAQARLQQADTASRKAWAGYLPTITASGAIIRNSDAAIIPPGLLSPVPIEIQPLIQRQAQIELRQAIIAPQLWAAIQGAYKSERVAELNVEQARREILFGVAQAYYGAAAQAQAVTVQERLVELNQARAKDTRVRFEAGTVTRVALLRAEQDLSRAEQDLIRAKNAAASARLVLATLLAFDEADFQVAPPPEPQVSPKTDTAAMIQRSLEARADVAASRETVELARINKRGVWLSYLPTLGVSGAWRIANSGGFTGQSDTWAITFAAQWTLWDGGLREANLSEASGRIAESEANARKAELTAREEVKRAQLDLESALANRLKAEQTVELARESQRLTDVSFKAGVATYLEVADANTALTGAEIGLVSERLQAAVAALRLLRSVGAFEARALDSDLKDPSVVPPTLRPLPGQSEQPQLAPQEQSQPQPEQQPAPAPQQ encoded by the coding sequence ATGAGCTCACTTCTGGCGCTGACCCTGGCGGCCACCCTGGCCGCGGCACCGCCGCCCGTATTGACCCTGGAGGATGCACTCTCCCGGGCCCGCAAGGAGAACCTGGACCTGAAGGCGGCGCAGGCCCGGCTGCAGCAGGCGGACACGGCGTCGCGCAAGGCATGGGCGGGCTACCTGCCCACCATCACCGCCAGCGGCGCCATCATCCGCAACTCGGACGCGGCCATCATTCCTCCCGGGCTGCTCTCCCCGGTGCCCATCGAAATCCAGCCGCTGATTCAGCGGCAGGCCCAGATTGAGCTGCGCCAGGCCATCATCGCCCCGCAGCTGTGGGCCGCCATCCAGGGCGCCTACAAGTCGGAGCGCGTGGCGGAGCTGAACGTGGAGCAGGCGCGCCGCGAAATCCTCTTCGGCGTGGCGCAGGCGTACTACGGGGCCGCGGCCCAGGCGCAGGCCGTCACGGTGCAGGAGCGGCTGGTGGAGCTCAACCAGGCCCGCGCCAAGGACACCCGGGTGCGCTTCGAGGCGGGCACGGTGACGCGCGTGGCGCTGCTGCGCGCCGAGCAGGACCTGTCCCGCGCGGAGCAGGACCTCATCCGCGCGAAGAACGCGGCGGCCTCCGCCCGGCTGGTGCTCGCCACCCTGCTGGCCTTCGACGAGGCGGACTTCCAGGTGGCCCCGCCGCCGGAGCCGCAGGTCTCCCCGAAGACGGACACGGCCGCGATGATTCAGCGCTCGCTCGAGGCGCGGGCGGACGTGGCCGCTTCGCGCGAGACGGTGGAGCTGGCGCGCATCAACAAGCGCGGCGTCTGGCTCAGCTACCTGCCCACCCTGGGCGTCAGCGGCGCCTGGCGCATCGCCAACTCGGGCGGCTTCACCGGCCAGTCCGACACGTGGGCCATCACCTTCGCGGCGCAGTGGACGCTGTGGGACGGCGGCCTGCGCGAGGCCAACCTCAGCGAGGCCTCCGGCCGCATCGCCGAGAGCGAGGCCAATGCCCGCAAGGCCGAGCTGACCGCGCGCGAGGAAGTGAAGCGCGCCCAGCTGGACCTGGAGAGCGCCCTGGCCAACCGCCTCAAGGCCGAGCAGACGGTGGAGCTGGCGCGCGAGTCCCAGCGCCTCACCGACGTCTCCTTCAAGGCCGGCGTCGCCACCTACCTGGAAGTCGCCGATGCCAACACCGCGCTCACCGGCGCGGAGATTGGCCTCGTCAGCGAGCGGCTCCAGGCGGCCGTCGCCGCGCTGCGCCTGCTGCGCTCCGTGGGCGCCTTCGAGGCCCGCGCGCTGGACTCGGACCTGAAGGACCCGAGCGTGGTGCCGCCCACCCTGCGGCCACTGCCCGGGCAGTCCGAGCAGCCGCAGCTGGCCCCGCAGGAGCAGTCCCAGCCGCAGCCGGAGCAGCAGCCCGCGCCGGCGCCCCAGCAGTAG
- a CDS encoding Rieske 2Fe-2S domain-containing protein, whose amino-acid sequence MEPTPDVIRHFHPVLPARALGKQPVRVEVAGRAYALFRDASGRPAALADACPHRFAPLSKGKVRADGRLQCPYHGWRFDAEGKGVNPSQPELKHCDARSFQVAEHHGYLWLAERSTPLSALPDMEAEGYVYGGHFSTLFEAPLHVSLDNFSEDEHTPYVHTRLGWDDPRADQVQYEARTLEDRTEVRYRAPQRAAPLIKLLGVRDGDFFENQWVTRFDPVRSQYTVSWTSPSGKARPFITRANIFFVPETVRTTRLVVFSFLRTEVPSMRPLLPLAAKAAVALTWWEVRDDSRFIPTVADTPYSHKGMRLDKYDKPLVHQRKLMERIYYRVGAEAQPPAPVPLVREVSGG is encoded by the coding sequence ATGGAGCCCACGCCCGACGTCATCCGTCACTTCCATCCCGTGCTCCCCGCCCGCGCGCTCGGCAAGCAGCCCGTGCGAGTGGAGGTGGCCGGTCGCGCCTATGCCCTCTTCCGGGATGCGTCCGGCCGGCCCGCCGCGCTGGCGGACGCCTGTCCCCACCGCTTCGCGCCGCTGTCCAAGGGCAAGGTGCGCGCGGACGGGCGGCTCCAGTGCCCGTACCACGGCTGGCGCTTCGACGCGGAGGGCAAGGGCGTCAACCCCAGCCAGCCGGAGCTGAAGCACTGCGACGCGCGCAGCTTCCAGGTGGCGGAGCACCATGGCTACCTGTGGCTGGCGGAGCGGAGCACGCCGCTGTCCGCGCTGCCGGACATGGAGGCGGAGGGCTACGTCTACGGCGGGCATTTCTCCACGCTCTTCGAGGCGCCGTTGCACGTGTCACTCGACAACTTCAGTGAGGACGAGCACACGCCCTACGTCCACACGCGCCTGGGCTGGGACGACCCGCGCGCGGACCAGGTGCAGTACGAGGCGCGCACCTTGGAGGACCGCACCGAGGTGCGCTACCGCGCGCCCCAGCGGGCCGCGCCGCTCATCAAGCTGCTGGGCGTGCGCGACGGCGACTTCTTCGAGAACCAGTGGGTGACGCGCTTCGACCCGGTGCGCAGCCAGTACACGGTGAGCTGGACGTCCCCGTCCGGCAAGGCGCGGCCCTTCATCACCCGCGCCAACATCTTCTTCGTGCCGGAGACGGTGCGCACCACGCGCCTCGTCGTCTTCTCGTTCCTGCGCACGGAGGTGCCGTCGATGCGCCCGCTGCTGCCGTTGGCGGCGAAGGCGGCCGTCGCGCTGACCTGGTGGGAGGTGCGCGACGACTCGCGCTTCATTCCCACGGTGGCGGACACGCCCTACAGCCACAAGGGCATGCGCCTGGACAAGTACGACAAGCCGCTCGTCCACCAGCGCAAGCTCATGGAGCGCATCTACTACCGGGTGGGCGCGGAGGCGCAGCCTCCGGCCCCGGTGCCGCTCGTGCGCGAAGTCTCGGGCGGCTGA
- a CDS encoding DUF547 domain-containing protein, which translates to MDAPLSHRRRFLVLAVFLIATGVLVASGALYVQGLLPARVPSADEPFHYQGYARVLRHVRSDGDVDFASVGRERQALDGFVRSLASFSPHNRPDVFPTSEDALAYWLNTYNALVLQQVVDGYPYLESVRQPWLGRFFWGRAWPVGGERLTLWALEHRVLRAEFADPRIHFALFQAARGGARLDGSHYQPEFLDAQLNDAGRRFVGDQRNVDLDGDTVRLARLFDTYRDDFLTAVPEGRDGNVLQIVWAFLPDTCEERPGCTTRGDLDRACGPRLDRCRITFAPEDWTLPDAAAREPRP; encoded by the coding sequence GTGGACGCTCCCCTCTCCCACCGCCGCCGCTTCCTGGTGCTGGCCGTGTTCCTCATCGCGACGGGTGTGCTCGTCGCGAGCGGGGCGCTGTACGTCCAGGGACTGCTGCCCGCGCGGGTGCCCTCCGCCGACGAGCCCTTCCACTACCAGGGCTATGCGCGGGTGCTGCGGCACGTGCGCTCGGACGGGGACGTGGACTTCGCCTCCGTGGGACGCGAGCGCCAGGCGCTGGATGGCTTCGTGCGCTCACTGGCCTCCTTCTCGCCCCACAACCGGCCGGACGTCTTCCCCACCTCCGAGGACGCGCTGGCCTACTGGCTCAACACCTACAACGCGCTCGTCCTCCAGCAGGTGGTGGACGGCTACCCCTATCTGGAGTCCGTCCGGCAGCCCTGGCTGGGGCGCTTCTTCTGGGGCCGCGCCTGGCCGGTGGGCGGAGAGCGGCTGACGCTCTGGGCGCTGGAGCACCGCGTGCTGCGCGCGGAGTTCGCCGACCCGCGCATCCACTTCGCCCTCTTCCAGGCCGCGCGCGGCGGGGCCCGGCTGGACGGCTCGCACTACCAGCCGGAGTTCCTGGACGCCCAGCTCAACGATGCCGGCCGCCGCTTCGTCGGCGACCAGCGCAACGTGGACCTCGACGGCGACACCGTGCGCCTGGCCCGCCTGTTCGACACGTACCGCGACGACTTCCTCACCGCGGTGCCGGAGGGCCGGGACGGCAACGTGCTCCAGATCGTGTGGGCCTTCCTCCCGGACACCTGCGAGGAGCGGCCCGGCTGCACCACGCGTGGAGACCTGGACCGCGCCTGCGGCCCCAGGCTGGACCGCTGCCGAATCACCTTCGCGCCGGAGGACTGGACGCTCCCGGACGCCGCCGCCCGCGAGCCCCGGCCCTGA